Proteins co-encoded in one Candidatus Cloacimonas sp. genomic window:
- a CDS encoding glycerol-3-phosphate acyltransferase yields the protein MIYLFALLIIIIAYLYGCFSTARVIAKSFRSLNVYKIGSGLADTENIYTNISKPLGTLVGATDVAKAYLFLMIVEFVLRFIDNKVINYSGFDILYSENIMLIYGLCMLIGHCLPYNHHFRGGRGIFTYMGMLAYFAFLPTLISAAVAWLIVLFFRQIRFVQYLIVILPVILYIIFYTLFHYHKDFPPYFITLLLGNAIVMGILNIFVSKKLGEF from the coding sequence ATGATCTATCTCTTTGCCCTTCTTATTATAATAATTGCATATCTTTACGGCTGTTTTTCCACGGCGCGGGTGATTGCTAAAAGTTTCCGTTCGCTCAATGTATATAAAATCGGTTCCGGTCTTGCGGATACCGAAAATATTTATACTAATATCAGCAAGCCCCTGGGGACTTTGGTGGGGGCAACGGATGTGGCTAAGGCATATTTGTTTTTGATGATTGTGGAATTTGTTTTACGGTTTATTGATAACAAAGTGATTAATTATTCCGGTTTTGATATTCTCTATTCAGAAAATATTATGTTAATCTATGGGTTATGTATGCTCATTGGTCACTGCTTACCCTATAATCATCATTTTCGGGGAGGACGCGGCATTTTTACCTATATGGGGATGCTTGCCTATTTTGCTTTTTTGCCAACCTTGATTTCCGCTGCAGTTGCCTGGCTTATAGTTCTTTTTTTCAGGCAAATTCGTTTTGTTCAATATCTGATCGTTATTTTACCTGTTATTTTGTATATCATATTCTATACTCTGTTCCATTATCATAAGGATTTTCCTCCTTATTTCATAACCCTTTTACTTGGCAATGCTATAGTGATGGGTATTTTGAACATTTTTGTTTCCAAAAAACTGGGGGAATTTTAG
- a CDS encoding GNAT family N-acetyltransferase — MIKIIPVDNQKQLKDFILLPFKLYQKEPNWVPPLISDQKKFFNPKKNPYYDHSEVKLFLAQKDGETVGRISAHSNTQHNKEHNENIGFFGFFECIEEQEVANALFDAALQWNSYRNFTAMRGPINFSVNDECGLLIQGFETPPMIMMPHNFPYYQKLYENYGFFKTMDLYAFISEYHSIPERVAKMAEIITKRNNVQIRSLSYNKKQRKKDIETVFNIYTRAWQYNWGNVPMTRAEFDHLVAELLPIVDPDMVFIAEVDNQLAGFSLTLPNFNEVLKVMQGKVTPVSILKALKAKKHITSVRVITMGIIKEFQGKGIDTLLYYHTFKNGLPKGYYRSEFSWVLENNIPMINVAEKLGAEIYKTYRLYDKAITGRK, encoded by the coding sequence ATGATAAAAATAATTCCTGTAGATAACCAAAAACAGCTGAAGGACTTCATTCTTCTTCCTTTCAAGCTATATCAAAAAGAGCCCAACTGGGTTCCCCCTTTAATTAGTGACCAGAAAAAGTTTTTTAACCCTAAGAAGAATCCCTACTATGATCATTCTGAGGTTAAACTGTTTCTTGCTCAAAAAGATGGAGAAACCGTTGGCAGAATTTCTGCCCATTCCAATACACAACATAATAAAGAACATAACGAAAATATCGGGTTCTTCGGTTTCTTTGAGTGTATTGAAGAGCAGGAAGTAGCTAATGCTCTTTTTGATGCAGCTTTGCAGTGGAATAGCTATCGTAATTTTACCGCTATGAGGGGCCCTATCAACTTCAGCGTGAATGATGAATGCGGTTTGCTTATTCAGGGTTTTGAAACACCGCCAATGATTATGATGCCGCACAACTTTCCCTATTACCAAAAGCTTTACGAAAACTACGGTTTTTTCAAAACAATGGATCTCTATGCCTTCATCAGTGAATATCATTCCATCCCTGAACGCGTTGCCAAAATGGCAGAAATAATTACCAAGCGCAATAATGTGCAAATCCGTTCTCTGTCCTACAATAAAAAACAGCGCAAAAAAGATATTGAAACCGTTTTTAATATTTACACGCGTGCCTGGCAATATAATTGGGGAAATGTTCCTATGACGCGAGCCGAATTTGATCATCTTGTTGCAGAACTGCTTCCTATAGTAGATCCCGATATGGTTTTTATTGCCGAGGTTGATAATCAGCTTGCCGGGTTCAGTTTAACTTTGCCCAACTTCAATGAAGTGCTTAAAGTTATGCAGGGGAAAGTAACTCCCGTATCTATTCTCAAAGCTCTTAAAGCCAAAAAACACATCACTTCCGTGCGCGTTATTACGATGGGAATAATTAAAGAATTTCAAGGTAAGGGAATAGATACTTTGCTATATTATCACACTTTTAAGAATGGACTCCCCAAGGGCTATTACCGCAGTGAATTTTCCTGGGTGCTGGAAAACAACATCCCGATGATTAATGTTGCCGAAAAATTGGGTGCTGAGATATATAAAACCTATCGTCTTTACGATAAAGCCATCACCGGTAGAAAGTAA